The DNA segment TGGTCACGACTGCGTACTCCCTACGGTGGGTGCGGTGCCGAGGGCGCGTACCGCGGGCAGCAGCACCTCGGCGATCTCCTTCAACTGGGGCTCCGGGTCGAGGGATCCGATGCGGATCACCAGGTGCCGGGCGCCCGCGCGGACGTATCCGCCGAGCCATTCGGCGCACTTCTCGGCACTGCCCCAGGCGTATGCCTGGATGGTGCTCATCTGCTCCAGGGAGCGGCCGTAGTAGTGGCTGATGTAGTGCTCCAACTCGGCCTCGGCGGTAGCCTCGTCACTGTTCACGGTGACCGTGGCGTACAGCCCGGGGACCACCGTGCGCCCCGCCTCCGCGGCGAGTTCGCCGAGCCGGGCGGCGGCCCGGCCGTAGGCGTCGACGTCGGGCAGGAAGGGCAGCCAGCCGTCGTAGCGGGTGGCGGCGCGGGCGAGCACCTTGGGGGTGTCGCTGCCGGCCAGCCACAGCGGCGGACCGCCGGGCACGGCGGGCGACGGCAGCCGGTCCAGGTTCTCCGCCTGCCAGAACCTGCCCTCGAACTCGCTGGGTTCGCCGTCCTCGCCGGCCCGCCAGGCGGCGCGCCACAGCGCGGCGATCTCGTCCAGGCGGCCGACGCGGCCCTGGAAGGAGGCGCCGACGGACTCGAACTCCGCCTCGGTCTCGGCCATCGGGAAGCCCGAACCCAGGCCCAGGATCAGCCGGTCGGCGGCCACATGGCTGAGGCTCGCGATCATGTTGGCGCCGATGAGGGGGTGGCGCAGGGCGGGGGTGAGCGCGGCGGTGCCGACGGTGATGCGCCGGGTCGCGGCGGCGGCGGCCGACAGCACGACCAGCGGGTCGAGGCGGGGGCGGGCGGTGAGCGAGTCGCCGGCCCACAGCGAGTCGAAGCCGAGCGCCTCGGCCTGGCGGGCGAAGTCCAGCAACGGGGCGGCCGCGTAGGCGCCGTTGATGGCCTGCTCGCGGGTGGGCAGGAGGATGCCGATCCGCAGCGGTTCGGTACTCATGGACGTGTCACTCTCCGCGGGGAGGTCGGGGAACGTGGTCATACGGCACTCCCGGCGACGGCCCTGGTCTCCGCCGTCAGCCGCTCGCGCACCGCGCGGCGCAGGATCTTGCCCGAGGGGTTGCGGGGCAGGGAGCCGGCGAAGTGGTAGGTGCCGGGGATCTTGTAGTCGGCGATCCGGCCGCGCAGGGACAGCAGGAGTTCGCGGGGGGTCGCTCTGGCGCCGGGGCGCAGGACGACCACCGCGTGCACGCTCTCGCCCCAGCGGTCGTCGTGCAGCCCGACCACGGCCACGTCGGCGACCGCCGGATGCGCGGCGAGGGCCTTCTCCACCTCGGCCGGGTAGATGTTCTGCCCGGCCACGATGATCGTGTCGTTGATGCGGTCGCACAGGTGGAGATAGCCGTCCTCGTCGAGGAATCCGGCGTCGCCCATGTGCAGCCACTCCCCCACCAGGGTGGTGGCGGTGGCCTCGGGCAGGTTCCAGTAGCCGAGCATCCGGGAGGGGGCGCGCACGCAGACCTGGCCGATGGCGCCGGGCGGCAGGACCGCGCCGTCGGGACCGACCACCTTGATCTCGTTGCCGGGGCAGGGCAGGCCCACCGAGATGAGCCGGGTGCTGCCCGCGTGGTGGTCGCCGGGCGGCAGGCAGACCGCGACGCTGCCGGTCTCGGTGCTGGCGTAGATCTGCGCGAACTCGCAGCGGTAGGTCTCCAGGCACTGCTTGAGCAGCGTCTCGGACATCGGCGCCGCGCCGTAGGCGATCTTGCGCAGGGAGGTGAACGCCTCGGGTCCGGCGCCGCGTTCGGCGGCCATCGCCTGGAGCATCGCGGGTGCGGCGAAGGTGGTGGTGACGCCGTGCTCGCGGATGAGGCGGACGGCCTCCTGCGGGTCGAACTGCGGCATGATCACATTGGTGCCGCCGGCGTTGAAGGTGTGCAGGAACCAGCCGATGCCGGCGACGCCGAAGCCCGGCAGGGAGATCAGGGCGACGTCCTCGGGCAGCCAGTCGATCCAGTCCAGGCCCCGCTCGCGGCTGGCGTGCGGCAGGGTGAAGAAGCTGCGGTGGGCGAGGATGGCGCCCTTGGGCAGCCCGGTGGTGCCGCTGGTGTAGATCTGGATGACGGCGTCGTCGGGTCCGGTGCCGGGCGCCGGGTCGGTCTCGGGCTGGTCGGCGGCCCAGGCGAGCAGTCCGGCGCCGCGGGCGGGTTCGCCGTCCACGTCGGTGCCGTCGACCCGGATCACCTTGCGCAGGCCGCGCAGCTGGGGCCGTACGGCGGCGACGGTGTCCCAGAACTCGTCGTCCACGAAGATCAGCGTGGCGCCGGAGTCGCGCAGGATGTGGTCGACCTCGCCCGGGGTGAGCCGCCAGTTGACCGGCACCAGGACGGCGCCCGCCTTGGCGCAGGCGATCATCACGAGGTAGTAGTTCGCGGACTCGCGGCCGAGGTAGGCGACCCGGTCGCCGTGCCGTACCCCGCTGGTGTGCAGGGCGTGCGCGGCGCGGTTGCTGTCGCGGTGCAGCTTGTCGTAGGTGGTGACGTGCCCGTCGCAGATGATCGCCGGGTGGTCGGGGCGGGTGCCGGCGTGGGCACGGGCGGAGTGGTGGAGCGTCCAGCGCTCCCTCGGTATGTCGCTCATGATGATGTGCCGTCTCTGTCGAACTGTCCGACCGTCACGCCGCGGGCGCCGGGGCGAGCTGCCCGTCGACGAACTGGGCCAGCGCGCGGACCGTGGGGTGGTCGTGGGTGAGGGAGGCCGGCAGGGGCAGCCGGAACGACTGCTCCAGTGCGGCCTTGACCTGCTGGGCCATCAGGGAGTCCAGGCCCAGCGACACGAACTCGCTGTTCAGATCCAGCTCGTCGCCCTCCTCCAGGTGCAGGACGGCGCCGACCTTCTCGCTCACCACGCCGGTGACGGCGGCGAGCCGTTCGGCGTCGGGGAGCGCGGTGAGGGCGGTGAGGTCGAGACCGGTGCCCTCCTCGCCGCCCCGGCGGGCGAGCCGGTCGAAGAAGAGGTCGCCGTTGACGCTGCCGGAGACGTAGCGGTCCCAGTCGAACTCGCCGACGATCCGCTGGGTGCGGGGCCGGCCCCAGAGCCGGGCCAGGGTGTCCAGGGCGCGGGTCGGGGAGAAGAAGCGGACGCCGCTGCGTTCGATCTCCTGGCTGAGGTGCTCCTCCAGCCGGGCGGACATGCCGACCCGGGCCCAGGCGCCCCAGTTGACCGACAGGCCCGGCACCCCGCGCCGGCCGCGCCATTCGGCGAGCGCGTCGAGCCCGGCGCTGGCGGCGGCGTAGTGGCCCTGGGTGGCGCCGCCGAGGACGGAGGCGATGGAGGAGTAGGTGACGAAGAACTCCAGGTCGGGGAAGGAGTTCTCGGCGGCCTCGTGCAGCAGCCAGCCGCCGTACGCCTTGGCCGCGAGCTGGGCGTCGATGGACTCCCAGGTCAGCTCGGAGACCAGCTTCTTGTCGTAGGAACCGGCGGCGTGCACGATCCCGCCGAGCGGACGCGAGCCCGCCGCCAGGTGCCGGACCAGCCGCTCGACGTCCCCCGGCCGGGAGATGTCGGCGCGTACGACGTCGATCTCGGTGTCGGCCGCGAGGTCGGCGAGGACCGGTGCGGCCTCCTCGGTGGCCTTGCCGCTGCGGCTGACCAGGGTGAGGTGGCGGGCGCCGAGCGCGGCCAGCTTGCGGGCGGTGACCAGACCGAGGCCGCCGAGACCGCCGGTGACCAGGTAGGTGCGGTCGGCGCGGAGCCCGGCGGGCCCCTCGTCGGCCGGCTCGGGCCGCTCCTGGAGGTCCGCGGGCAGGGTCACCCAGGCGGGTCCGGCCGGGTCGGACAGGGCGGTGCGCAGGGCCTCGCCGGTCTCGTCCAGGCCGAAGCGGAGGCCGGAGCCGTCCTCGCCGCCGGCCGGTACGACGGCGACCGCGGGCACGGTGAGCGTGGCACGGAAGGTCCCGTCATGGCGGACGAGGACCTCGTCACCCGGCGCGAACCCGGTGCCCTCGGCCGCCGCGAGGACCGAACCCCGGGCCAGCTGACCGAGCAGCGGCGGCAGTTCGGCCTCGCCCGTCTCCTCGGCGCGTTCGGCGCGCCCGGTGTCCAGGGCGGCGCGGGCGTCCTCGGCGGTCAGGCCGACGGCGCTCACCCGGACCTGGACCTCGTCCGCTCCCGGGGCCCGGTCGGCGACCGGCACGAGCACCAGGTCGGACAGGTCTCCGGAGTCGGGGGCGCGCAGCTCGAAGCCGCCGGACCAGGTGAGGCTGGTGTCACCGGCGAGCAGCCGGCGCACATAGCGGCGGCCGGGCCGGTGGGCGACCTGGTACTCGCCGGCCGGCTCGGTCCGCCACTCCTCGGCGAGCGGGGCGAGGCCGCTGCCGGGGGCGAGGTCGACCAGGGTGGCCCGGTACTGGGCGTACTCGGTGAGCAGCACCCGCCCGAAGCCCCACAGGGTGGCGGCCGCCAGGTGGCCGCCGTCGCCGGCCGGGTCGCCGGGCAGCCACTGGGCGCCCTCGGTGACCAGCCACAGCCTCGGCGGGCGGTTCGCGCTCTCCAGCGCGGTCATGAGGGTGAGGAGTTCGCGGTAGTTGTCCTCGCACTCGGCGCGCATCCGCTCGGCGGACATCGGCCCGGAGCGCTGGTGCCACAGCCGGCAGATGTCGGTGACGGTGGGGTCCTCCAGGGCGGCCTTGAGATCGGTGAGATCGGGCAGCCAGGTGACCTTGAGGCCGGGTTCGGCGGCCAGTTCGGCGGCGCGGGCGGCCGAGGGGTCGAGGAGGACGACGTGCCGGGCGGCGGGGGCGCCGCCGCGGGCGGGCAGGGCGCGCCGCACCCACTCGGGGCGGTGCAGGAACTGGCGGCGCCCGGCGCGGCCCTCGGGGCGGGCCATGCGCACCCCGAGGAGTTCGGCGACCGGGTCGCCGTTCTCCAGCAGCAGCACATCGGCGAGGCGCCGGTCCTGCTCGCCGCGGACCCGGGCGAGGACGCGCAGCTGCTCGCCGCGCGGCTTGCGGAAGTGCCGTACGGAGGCGATCTCGCGGGGCACGAACACCGGTCCCTCGGGGTCGAGGACGACCAGCGCCTGTACGGCGGCCTCCAGCAGCTCGGCCGGGACGTGCTCGACGGCACTGGCGTCGCGGCCGGTCAGCTCGCCGGAGACCAGGCCGTCGCCGTGCCGGGCGGCCCTGACCAGCAGGCGCATGCGGGGGCCCTGGGGGCGGCCGACGGAGGCGAGGTCGGTGTAGATGTCCTCGTCGTCGATGTGCTGGGCGGCCGGGGCGAGCCCCGCGTCCAGCTCGGCCAGCTCCGAGACCGGGACCAGGGGTTCGGGGTCGGCGGCGACCGTGGCGGTGGCGTGCAGGTTCTCCTCGCCGCCGACCAGCGTGTACACCTCGACCTCGGCGCCGCCGTCGGGGCGGGGCCGCCAGCGGGTGGTCAGCGCGGTGACCGTCTCGGCGGACAGCTCCAGGGGGGCCAGCAGCCTGAGGTCGCGGACGGCGTTGCGGGCGTGGCCCTGCACCGCGTCCTGCACCGCGAGCAGCAGGTCGACGTAGGCGCCGGCGGGCAGCACCGTGCGGTCCTCGGCGGCCAGGTCGGCGAGCGCGCCCAGCTCCTCGGGCATGAACTCGGCGGTGAACTCCCTTACCCCGCTGGCGAATCGCTCCTCGGTGCCGAGCAGCGGGTGGCGGGCGGTGCCGTTCGACGCGGAGCGCCGCGGGGTGACGGAGGGCAGCCAGTAGCGCTTGCGCTGGAAGGCGTACGTCGGCAGGTCCACCCGGGCGGGGGCGGGGTGCCCGGCGTGGTAGCCGTCCCAGGCGACGGTGAGCCCGGCCGTGTAGCCCTCGGCGAGGGCGCCCAGCGTGGTCG comes from the Streptomyces sp. SUK 48 genome and includes:
- a CDS encoding fatty acid--CoA ligase; translation: MSDIPRERWTLHHSARAHAGTRPDHPAIICDGHVTTYDKLHRDSNRAAHALHTSGVRHGDRVAYLGRESANYYLVMIACAKAGAVLVPVNWRLTPGEVDHILRDSGATLIFVDDEFWDTVAAVRPQLRGLRKVIRVDGTDVDGEPARGAGLLAWAADQPETDPAPGTGPDDAVIQIYTSGTTGLPKGAILAHRSFFTLPHASRERGLDWIDWLPEDVALISLPGFGVAGIGWFLHTFNAGGTNVIMPQFDPQEAVRLIREHGVTTTFAAPAMLQAMAAERGAGPEAFTSLRKIAYGAAPMSETLLKQCLETYRCEFAQIYASTETGSVAVCLPPGDHHAGSTRLISVGLPCPGNEIKVVGPDGAVLPPGAIGQVCVRAPSRMLGYWNLPEATATTLVGEWLHMGDAGFLDEDGYLHLCDRINDTIIVAGQNIYPAEVEKALAAHPAVADVAVVGLHDDRWGESVHAVVVLRPGARATPRELLLSLRGRIADYKIPGTYHFAGSLPRNPSGKILRRAVRERLTAETRAVAGSAV
- a CDS encoding LLM class flavin-dependent oxidoreductase; protein product: MSTEPLRIGILLPTREQAINGAYAAAPLLDFARQAEALGFDSLWAGDSLTARPRLDPLVVLSAAAAATRRITVGTAALTPALRHPLIGANMIASLSHVAADRLILGLGSGFPMAETEAEFESVGASFQGRVGRLDEIAALWRAAWRAGEDGEPSEFEGRFWQAENLDRLPSPAVPGGPPLWLAGSDTPKVLARAATRYDGWLPFLPDVDAYGRAAARLGELAAEAGRTVVPGLYATVTVNSDEATAEAELEHYISHYYGRSLEQMSTIQAYAWGSAEKCAEWLGGYVRAGARHLVIRIGSLDPEPQLKEIAEVLLPAVRALGTAPTVGSTQS
- a CDS encoding type I polyketide synthase, which produces MPRKESAQAPEPVAIVGIGLRFPGGSGSPEEFDDFLREGRSGIRPIPTDRWDVEAFTPEGPDDKGKIRASAGGFLDRIDLFDAGFFNISPKEARYMDPQQRLLLETAWQALEHAGIDPAPLRRGNGGVYIGASSIDYALELDSLPYEELDGHLASGITMFPLSGRLSYFLGWRGPSMSVDTACSSSLVALHLAVQALRGGETDIALCGGVNALHHPRIPVMFSNAQMLAPDGQCKTFDEAADGYARAEGCGIVVLKRLSDAERDGDRVLALVRGTAVGQDGDSAGLTVPNGPAQEKVIRSALSAAHLAPEDISYVEAHGTGTPLGDPIEFGAIGDVFVDSHTKDQPVVVGSVKTNLGHMEPASGIVGVIKTVLMLRSGTIYPHINLDNPSGRIPWDLYPLRVPTAPEPWKAEVKRAVVNSFGFAGTIGAVVLEEAPEHPAEETEQTGAAPLFTLSAKNATALRELAADYRALLERRPEISVAALCHSANTARAHHPYRVAAPVADRAALVKLLDKAAEREHEGPTGIRKTAFMFTGQGSQYAGMGAALYAALPVFRAEVDACDELFAAHLGRSVRELLLGTAADPEAIDRTEYTQPALFTLEYALAQQWMAWGVKPNVLIGHSIGEVVAAAVAGLFSLPDAVRLVAARARLMQAVTAEGGMAAVSAPLEDVAPLLEGHADLAVAGVNAPDQTVISGATAALDEVSAALTERGVRVERLKVSHAFHSPLMAEVYDDFRAALDGIEFHEPKISLISNVTGRLARFREIGNPGYWVRHIGEPVRFLDGIRAVAKRGRHALIEVGPQAGLTALARRSVTVEDHVWLASLRRRDTTTATTLGALAEGYTAGLTVAWDGYHAGHPAPARVDLPTYAFQRKRYWLPSVTPRRSASNGTARHPLLGTEERFASGVREFTAEFMPEELGALADLAAEDRTVLPAGAYVDLLLAVQDAVQGHARNAVRDLRLLAPLELSAETVTALTTRWRPRPDGGAEVEVYTLVGGEENLHATATVAADPEPLVPVSELAELDAGLAPAAQHIDDEDIYTDLASVGRPQGPRMRLLVRAARHGDGLVSGELTGRDASAVEHVPAELLEAAVQALVVLDPEGPVFVPREIASVRHFRKPRGEQLRVLARVRGEQDRRLADVLLLENGDPVAELLGVRMARPEGRAGRRQFLHRPEWVRRALPARGGAPAARHVVLLDPSAARAAELAAEPGLKVTWLPDLTDLKAALEDPTVTDICRLWHQRSGPMSAERMRAECEDNYRELLTLMTALESANRPPRLWLVTEGAQWLPGDPAGDGGHLAAATLWGFGRVLLTEYAQYRATLVDLAPGSGLAPLAEEWRTEPAGEYQVAHRPGRRYVRRLLAGDTSLTWSGGFELRAPDSGDLSDLVLVPVADRAPGADEVQVRVSAVGLTAEDARAALDTGRAERAEETGEAELPPLLGQLARGSVLAAAEGTGFAPGDEVLVRHDGTFRATLTVPAVAVVPAGGEDGSGLRFGLDETGEALRTALSDPAGPAWVTLPADLQERPEPADEGPAGLRADRTYLVTGGLGGLGLVTARKLAALGARHLTLVSRSGKATEEAAPVLADLAADTEIDVVRADISRPGDVERLVRHLAAGSRPLGGIVHAAGSYDKKLVSELTWESIDAQLAAKAYGGWLLHEAAENSFPDLEFFVTYSSIASVLGGATQGHYAAASAGLDALAEWRGRRGVPGLSVNWGAWARVGMSARLEEHLSQEIERSGVRFFSPTRALDTLARLWGRPRTQRIVGEFDWDRYVSGSVNGDLFFDRLARRGGEEGTGLDLTALTALPDAERLAAVTGVVSEKVGAVLHLEEGDELDLNSEFVSLGLDSLMAQQVKAALEQSFRLPLPASLTHDHPTVRALAQFVDGQLAPAPAA